Proteins encoded in a region of the Flavobacterium sp. MDT1-60 genome:
- a CDS encoding helix-hairpin-helix domain-containing protein, whose amino-acid sequence MNFKEIVVFFKFTDQQRTGIFLLFVIIIVLQLVYFYADFNPPEKTFPEKNEWMSLQTEIDSLKLIKYNEKPKMYLYNPNFISDYKGYKLGMSTKEIDRLLAFRKENKYVNSAEEFQQVTKVSDSLLKIISPYFKFPDWIQKKDNFKAEKKELAHKDDLKKEKIVILNINEATQEDLIKIYGIGEALSLRILKQREILGNFVSMDQMNDIWGLSPEVIAELNSHFKVILTGSLKKIAINDASLKELSQFSYFRYALSKQIVTYRSMNGNFKNIENLSKIKGFPVEKAKIISLYLEF is encoded by the coding sequence ATGAATTTTAAAGAGATTGTAGTGTTTTTCAAATTTACAGATCAGCAACGTACAGGGATTTTTTTACTTTTTGTAATTATTATAGTATTGCAATTAGTTTATTTTTATGCTGATTTTAATCCGCCTGAAAAAACGTTTCCCGAAAAAAACGAATGGATGTCTTTGCAGACTGAAATTGATTCTCTTAAATTGATTAAATATAATGAGAAGCCAAAGATGTATCTTTATAATCCAAATTTTATTTCGGACTATAAAGGATATAAACTCGGAATGTCTACAAAGGAAATCGATCGATTGCTGGCATTTCGAAAAGAAAATAAATATGTAAATTCTGCTGAAGAATTTCAGCAGGTTACGAAAGTTTCAGATTCCTTACTAAAAATTATTTCCCCTTATTTTAAATTTCCAGACTGGATTCAAAAAAAGGATAATTTTAAAGCAGAGAAAAAAGAATTAGCTCACAAAGATGATTTAAAAAAGGAAAAGATTGTAATTTTAAATATTAATGAGGCAACTCAAGAAGATTTGATTAAAATATATGGTATTGGTGAAGCTTTGTCCTTACGAATATTAAAACAGAGAGAAATATTAGGAAATTTTGTCTCTATGGATCAAATGAATGACATTTGGGGACTTTCACCTGAAGTTATTGCAGAATTGAATTCTCATTTTAAAGTGATATTGACTGGAAGTTTAAAAAAAATAGCAATAAATGACGCGTCCTTAAAGGAATTATCTCAGTTTTCATATTTCAGATATGCATTATCTAAACAAATTGTAACATATAGAAGTATGAATGGAAATTTTAAAAATATTGAGAATTTGTCAAAAATTAAAGGTTTTCCTGTTGAAAAAGCAAAAATAATTAGTTTATATTTGGAGTTCTAA
- a CDS encoding amino acid permease, with protein sequence MSIWKRKPLAQLLAEAADSEKGLKRTLTAWSLVALGIGAIIGAGLFVRTATAAAQNAGPSVTIAFIIAAIGCALAGLCYAELSSSIPISGSAYTYTYATMGEFLAWIIGWDLILEYAVGAATVGIAWSEYLNNLLVNVFHVSPIPFEYSHSPFQKIIDPATNEVTHGIINLPALFIVSVISLLLIKGIQESAFVNGIIVIVKVAIVILIIVIGWNFVNPANHTPYIPPSSIFTDEHGVGHSYGGIMGILGAAGTVFFAFIGFDAVSTAAQETKNPKKAMPIGILGSLAVCTLLYILFAHVLTGVATVEDFRTGGKEASVAFAINKYMIGYEWLGQLVTVAILAGFSSVILVMLLGQSRVFYAMGKDGLLPKAFSDVHPKYKTPYKANLAILVIVGAFAAFIPGDIVGDMTSIGTLFAFVLVCISVIILRKKEPNMVREFKTPFVPLVPILGVLVCCAMMYGLGWTNWLRLFAWMALGVIFYFTYGKKNSKLNNPE encoded by the coding sequence ATGTCAATTTGGAAAAGAAAACCATTAGCACAGCTTTTAGCAGAAGCTGCAGATTCTGAAAAAGGATTAAAAAGAACTTTAACCGCTTGGTCGTTAGTAGCTTTAGGTATTGGCGCCATCATTGGTGCAGGATTATTTGTTAGAACTGCTACCGCTGCCGCACAAAATGCTGGTCCATCTGTAACTATTGCTTTTATTATAGCAGCAATTGGCTGCGCATTAGCTGGTTTATGCTATGCAGAGCTTTCATCATCAATTCCAATTTCAGGTAGTGCTTATACTTACACTTATGCTACAATGGGTGAATTTTTAGCCTGGATAATTGGCTGGGATTTAATACTAGAATATGCCGTAGGTGCTGCAACAGTAGGAATTGCGTGGAGCGAATACCTCAATAATCTTCTGGTCAATGTCTTTCATGTCAGTCCCATTCCGTTTGAATATTCGCATTCTCCTTTTCAAAAAATAATTGATCCTGCAACAAATGAAGTAACTCATGGTATTATCAATTTACCGGCATTATTTATTGTTAGTGTTATTAGTTTATTATTGATTAAAGGTATACAAGAATCTGCTTTCGTTAATGGAATTATTGTAATCGTTAAGGTTGCCATTGTAATTTTAATCATTGTAATTGGATGGAACTTTGTAAATCCAGCAAATCATACCCCTTATATCCCGCCATCCTCAATTTTTACAGATGAGCATGGAGTTGGACATAGCTACGGTGGTATTATGGGTATTTTAGGAGCGGCAGGAACTGTTTTCTTTGCTTTTATTGGTTTTGACGCTGTAAGTACAGCTGCTCAGGAAACAAAAAATCCTAAGAAAGCAATGCCAATTGGTATCTTAGGTTCATTAGCTGTATGTACCCTTTTATACATTCTTTTTGCACACGTATTAACAGGTGTCGCAACTGTTGAAGATTTTAGAACAGGTGGTAAAGAAGCTTCTGTAGCCTTTGCAATCAATAAGTATATGATAGGATACGAGTGGCTTGGTCAATTAGTAACTGTTGCTATCCTTGCAGGTTTTTCTTCTGTAATTTTAGTGATGTTATTAGGACAATCAAGAGTGTTTTATGCTATGGGTAAAGATGGTTTGTTACCAAAAGCTTTTAGCGATGTTCATCCAAAATACAAAACTCCATACAAAGCAAATCTAGCTATTTTAGTAATTGTTGGTGCATTTGCCGCTTTTATTCCTGGTGACATTGTAGGAGATATGACAAGTATCGGAACATTATTCGCTTTCGTCCTGGTATGTATTTCAGTTATTATTTTAAGAAAAAAAGAACCAAATATGGTTCGCGAATTCAAAACACCATTTGTTCCTTTAGTACCTATTTTAGGAGTTCTTGTTTGTTGCGCTATGATGTACGGTCTAGGCTGGACAAACTGGCTAAGACTTTTTGCATGGATGGCTTTAGGAGTAATTTTCTATTTTACTTACGGTAAGAAAAATAGTAAATTAAACAATCCGGAATAA
- a CDS encoding PspC family transcriptional regulator, which produces MSAILKLKFFFEKYGFHVSSRLADKLGMRVTSVRLFFIYISFVTAGLGFGIYLTLAFWIRLKDLIRAKRTSVFDL; this is translated from the coding sequence ATGTCAGCTATTTTAAAACTTAAATTTTTCTTTGAAAAATACGGATTTCATGTTTCATCGCGACTAGCTGATAAACTCGGAATGCGTGTTACAAGTGTACGATTATTTTTTATCTATATTTCCTTTGTAACCGCTGGTTTAGGTTTTGGAATCTATTTAACATTAGCGTTCTGGATTCGTCTAAAAGATTTAATTCGGGCTAAACGAACTTCAGTGTTTGATTTGTAA
- a CDS encoding DUF2851 family protein, which yields MREDFLHYLWKFRKFETLNLRTTQNDQIVIIKTGDYLELSGPDFFNAQIKIGNQKWAGNVEIHLKSSDWYVHHHEKDPTYENVILHVVWEHDTEIFSRNNAEIPVLVLKEYVPSEVINNYNALLSPKSWISCEKQIAEIDEFVFKNWQERLFFDRLERKSKFIYDLLEETNGDWESVLFSLLAKNFGLNTNGNTFLQIAKSIPFTIVRKESFEIENLEALLFGTSGLLDVLKEDLYFNDLKIRYFYLLHKYQLDRAYTDPLQFFKHRPDNFPTIRLSQLASLYNKHQNLFSKVIMLNSAKDAYEVLNVTASLYWENHYQFDKESPKKSKPLSRSFIDLLIVNTIIPLQFAYSNRISEPNAEDLILFMNQVSPEKNAIIDKFESFGLLPKNAFDTQTLLELKNEYCNNKACLRCAIGVELLKSN from the coding sequence ATGAGAGAAGATTTTCTTCACTATCTCTGGAAATTCAGGAAGTTTGAAACTCTGAATTTAAGAACAACTCAAAATGATCAAATTGTAATTATTAAAACAGGTGATTATTTAGAACTTTCAGGCCCTGATTTTTTCAACGCTCAGATTAAAATTGGAAATCAGAAATGGGCAGGAAATGTTGAAATCCATTTGAAGTCATCGGATTGGTATGTGCATCATCATGAAAAAGACCCCACTTATGAAAATGTAATTTTACACGTCGTTTGGGAACACGATACAGAGATATTCAGTAGAAATAATGCAGAAATTCCTGTTTTAGTCCTGAAAGAATATGTTCCATCAGAAGTAATAAATAATTATAATGCTTTATTGTCACCGAAATCCTGGATTTCATGTGAAAAACAAATTGCTGAAATTGATGAGTTTGTTTTTAAAAATTGGCAGGAAAGATTGTTTTTTGATCGACTTGAAAGAAAATCGAAGTTTATTTATGATTTGTTAGAAGAAACAAATGGTGACTGGGAGTCTGTTCTATTCTCTTTGTTAGCAAAAAATTTTGGATTGAATACAAATGGGAATACCTTTTTGCAAATAGCTAAATCTATTCCGTTTACGATTGTTAGAAAAGAAAGTTTTGAAATTGAAAATCTCGAAGCATTACTTTTTGGAACTTCTGGTTTATTAGATGTATTAAAGGAGGATTTGTATTTTAATGATTTGAAAATTAGATACTTTTATCTTTTACATAAATATCAACTAGATAGGGCTTATACAGATCCATTGCAATTTTTTAAACATCGTCCTGATAATTTTCCAACAATAAGGCTATCTCAATTAGCTAGTTTGTACAATAAACATCAGAATTTATTCTCTAAAGTTATTATGCTAAATTCTGCCAAGGATGCTTATGAGGTATTAAACGTTACAGCAAGTTTATATTGGGAAAATCATTATCAGTTTGATAAGGAAAGCCCGAAGAAGTCAAAACCTTTATCGAGATCATTTATAGATTTGTTAATTGTAAATACCATTATTCCATTGCAATTTGCATATTCAAATAGAATTAGTGAACCTAATGCTGAGGACCTTATTTTATTTATGAATCAAGTGTCTCCGGAAAAAAATGCCATAATTGATAAGTTTGAGAGCTTTGGTCTTCTTCCAAAGAATGCATTTGATACTCAAACTTTACTGGAACTTAAAAATGAGTATTGTAATAATAAAGCCTGTCTAAGATGTGCAATTGGAGTCGAATTACTTAAGAGTAATTAG